A segment of the Actinomycetes bacterium genome:
TCTCCCATTTTGTAGCCAGGACTTCTGAAGAAATAAACCGTATACTGGCTGAAAATAAGGATGGATCGGATGTAATAATCTGTACCCATGGGGGAGTAATTGTGGCTCTGCTGGTATGGTGGCTAAGGGTTCCCAAAGATAGGTGGAGATCCCTTATACAGAGACAGGGAGCCATAAATGTAGTAGTAGTCCACAAGGGCTTTCCTTATATTTCCCAGATAAATTATACCGGCCATCTTAACGGGGCTTACAGGCATGATGAAGACAAGGTAATTGAGGTTTACAGTAAATTAAAGGACGACTAGGGGGAGAGGCATGGAAGAAGAAACCCAGGAAGTTATACCTTCCAATATTGGCCAGATTTTTCTGGAAAACTGGCTCAGTATAGTCATAGTATTGGCAGTACTGATAGTGGTAATTATTATAGTTAAGTTTATTTCCAGGAAAACAAGAAAAGTTTTCGAACAGCGGATAAGCGATGACCGGATGGAAATAAAGAAGCGTTCCTATACCGTTACTTCGGTATTCACAAATGTAATAATTGTAGGCAGCCTAGTGGTGGCTTTAATGATAATTGCTACCCAGCTGGGGATAAATGTTACTCCTCTGTTGGCTGGTGCTGGAGTTGCCGGAATAGTAATAGGCTTTGGAGCCCAGAGTTTGATAAAAGATCTGATCAATGGATCCTTTATACTGTTTGAGCAATGGTTCCAGGTAGATGATATTGTAACCGTTGACGGTACCTCGGGAGTGGTGGAAAAATTTAATCTAAGGACCACTGTATTAAGAGACCTGGAAGGGATAGCCCATTATATACCCAATGGAGAGATTAAGGTGCTTAGCAACAGAACCCATGTATGGTCCAGGGCTATGATTGAAGTAGGAGTCCATTACAAGGAAAATACAGACCGGGTAATAGAGGTAATGGAACAGGTTTTTGATGAGCTGCTTGCAGATGATAATTTTAACCAGTGCATACTGGAGAGACCCCAGATACTGGGCAAGGGGGGCGTGGACAGCCTATCTGATTCTGCAGTAGTATTTAAGATAATATGTAAAGTTGTCCCTCCCAACCAGTGGGATATATCCAGGCAGCTCAGAAAGAGGATCAAGGATAAGTTTGACCAGGTGGGTATAGAGATTCCCTATCCCTGCAGGAATGTATATATAAGGCAGGAAAATAAACAAAAAGTTGTTGATTAATAAATATAAATGTTTATAATATCCCCTTGGACAACAGAATATTTATATTCTTCTGCCCTAATTATAAATTAGGGCCTAATTAACAAAATTAGTCCATAGGAGGAAAAAGTTGAAAAATTATGAACTTGCGCTGGTCTTAGACCCATCCCTGGATGATAAAGGGATTGACGAACAACTATCCAAAATAACAAAAATCATTGAAGAAGGAAAATCCAAGGTCGACGATGTGGATAAATGGGGCATAAAGAAGCTTGCATATCCCATCAAGAAGCAGGAGAACGGGTTTTACTGCTTTGTTTATTTTCAGGCAGAAGGTGAGCTTCTGGATGAATTGGACCGGGTAAACAGAATCAATGATCTTATACTGAGACAACTTATAATCAAACGTGATCAATAAATTATTTTAACCATAAAGAGGGGATATCATGGCTTATGGAGTAAACAATGTATCAATACTGGGAAATCTTACCAGGGACCCGGAGTTAAGGTTTACACCCAACGGCACCCCGGTGGCAGCTTTTGGGATAGCCGCAAACCGGAGATATCAGGATAAACAATCAGGAGAATGGGTCGATGACCCTTCATTCTTCAATGTTTCAGTATGGTTTAAGTTGGCGGAGAATTGTGCCGAAAGCCTGTCCAAAGGCGACCGGGTATTGGTTTCAGGCAGGCTGAACCAGAGAAGCTGGGAAACAAAGGATGGACAGAAAAGATCAACTGTAGAGGTTGTTGCCGACGTAGTGGCTCCCAGCCTGGAGTTTGCTTCCTGCAAGATTAATAGAAATGCAAAAGACAGCAGTTCCTATCAGGCCAGCGAGTCTGAGGAAGAAGTAGATTTTACTGATGAGGATATACCATTTTAGATTAAATTTTAATAAGGAGTGTTTTTAATTGGCTAAGAAAAAGAGAAAAGAAAGAAGAAGAGAATCATTATCAGCTCTTAATCTCAGACAGAGGAAAAGATACTGTTATTTCTGCAAGGAAAACATAGATGATATTGATTACAAAAATGTTAATGTATTGCGAAAATTTATTTCTGATAAGGGTAAAATAAGGCCCAAGAGATCCAGTGGAAATTGTGTTCAGCACCAGAGAAAAGTAGCTATTGCTGTAAAAAGGGCAAGAGAACTTGCTCTTTTACCATACTATAAAAGATAGGTAATCTTTTATGCCCTTTGATAATTTGAATGAATCAGCAGTGAAAATACCAAATTTATTCTTACTTTCACTGCTAACTTTTGTGGCAGCGGTGTTCTCACTGCTGATTCCTATTGCCGGTTATATTGGCTGGGCTCTTATGTCTGTACCTGTTACCTTGCTGGTACTGGCAGAAAGAAAAAGGGACGCAGTTATCTGCGCCATACTGGGAGTGTTTGTATTCCTGTTTATAGACTATGTGCTGTTTTTGTTTATGGCGGCTATGGCTTTGGGCGTCGCCTTTTTGTACCGGTGGCTTAAGGCCAAACAGGTAATACCTTACAGGGCAATCGGGTTTATATGCCTGGTATTTATTGGTTGTTTTTTGATGTATGTGGGTCTGGTGGCAGCTATAAACGGAATAAATTTCTTTAGTGAGTTTCTGGAAAATTATAACCAGTATGTGAATAACATTGCAGACGATCCGGTAATAGCCAGCTATGGTAATTTAATAGCACAGGGTCAGGATCTGGAGCAGGTTATAGACCAAACCCAGAAGGTTCTTTTATTTATTCCCAATATAATTGCGGGCATGTGGATAACCTTTGTGGTTTTTGCATCGGTGATAAACTATGCGGTAAGTACTGTGGTTTTAAGCAAATTCAGAATTGATTTAAAAAAATTGCCCCGGTTCGGGCAATGGGATCTGCCCTGGCATTTGGTATGGGGCCTTATAGCCGGAATAGTTCTTCTGGTGGTTCCATCTTTTTTAAACATTGATGGCCACCTCTTATATATTATAGGTGCAAACCTGCTGATTGTGTTTGGTTTCTTGTACCTGATTTTAGGAATTTCTGTGTTATGGGGAATTTTTGAAAAGTACAAACTTCAATTTGCCTGGCGGATAGCCATACTGCTATTGCTGGGGCTGTTTCTGGGGTTCGTGGTTTTACTGCCCATATTGGGCCTTGTAGATGTCTGGGTAAATATTAGAAAATTAAAAAGATAGTGTACAAATAGGAGGAAAAGTTGGAAATAATTCTTAAAAAATATCAGGAAAATCTGGGAGATGTTGGAGATATAGTAAAAGTAAAAGATGGTTATGCAAAAAATTATCTGATTCCCAACGGTATAGCCCTGCAGGCTACCAAAGGCAATATAAAGCAAATGGAGCTTATTAAAAAAGCGGTACAAAAGGTAGAAGCTAAAAATATTGCCGAAGCCGAAAAACTGGCCGAACAGCTTAAAGATATGGAAATTACCTTTGTGGTAAAAACCAGTGAAGAAGGAAAACTGTACGGGTCCATTACCAATAAGGATATTGCGGAAAAGATTCTGGAGCAAAAGCAGGTAGAAGTAGACAAAAAAAAGATTGCCCTGGATGAACATTTAAAAGAAATTGGCAATTATGATATAGAAATAAAGCTGTATAAAGATGTAAAATGTAACCTGAAGGTAAATGTGGAAAGCGACCAGCCTGTGGAAGCTGAACCCCAGCCTGAGAAGAGTGAGGAATCGTCAGAGCAGAGCGAAGCTCAGCCTGAAGATAATAAACAACAGGAATAATGGATAATACGAGAAATAAAAGTAGATTATCCCCTATAGACACCTCCAAGCTGGAGAGGATACCCCCCTACAATATTGAAGCAGAGGAGTCTCTGCTGGGGGCTATGCTGATATCCAGGGAAGCCATAAGCCAAACCATAGAGATAGTTATACCTGGGTCCTTTTACCGCAGATCCAATCAGATTGTATACCAGGCTATTCTTGAACTTTTTTCCAAAGGCGAACCGGTTGATCCTATCACCATAGCTGATTGCCTGGAAAAGAAAGGACAGCTGGAGCAGGTAGGCGGAAAGACTTTTATCCATTCTTTGGTAAGTAATATGCCTTTGGCTTCCAATGCTTCCTATTATGCACGGATTGTAAACCACAGCCATATTTTAAGGAAGCTGATATATGCTGCTACTGAAATAGCCACCATGGGCTACGAGGTTCCCGATGACCTGGCTGGTACCATAGATAAAGCCCAGCAGTTAATATTTTCGGTATACCAGGATTACAACAAGGGCAGTGACAGCAGCCGTATATCTCCCATGAAGGACATACTATCCGAGGTGTATGAGCAGGTAGAAACCCTTTATGAACATAAATCAGATATAATTGGTATTCCCACCGGGTTTGTAGATCTGGATAAAAAGACCTCGGGTCTACAGAATTCAGACCTTATTGTAGTGGCGGCCAGGCCGGGTATGGGTAAAACCTCTTTTGCGCTTTGTCTGGCCAAACATGTGGCTATGGAAGAAAAATATCCGGTGGCCATATTTTCTTTGGAGATGTCCAAGCACCAGATAGCCCAGAGGCTTCTCTGCGCTGAAGCCAGGATTGATCTTCACCGGTTAAGAAGTGGTAATTTGAGGGACGATGAGTGGCCAAAGCTGGCCCGCTCCATTGAAAAACTTGCCGAAAGCCAGCTGTTTATTGATGATACAGCTTTCCTTACGGTTATGGATTTACGCTCCAGGGCCAGGATGCTGGTTAGTACCTACGGGATCAAGCTGTTGATTGTAGATTATCTTCAGCTTATGGGTTCTGGCTTAAATTACCGGGACAACCGGGTGCTGGAGATAACCGAGATATCCCGGAACCTGAAAGGTATAGCCAAGGAATTAAATATTCCGGTAATAGCAATTTCTCAGTTGTCCAGAGAAGTGGAGAAAAGGGAAAGTAAAAGACCTGCGCTGGCTGACCTGAGGGAATCGGGCGCTATTGAGCAGGATGCTGATTTAGTTATATTTATATACAGGGATGAATATTATAATGAGAAAAGCAAAGATCAGGGCATAGCCGAAATAAATATTGCCAAACATAGAAATGGGCCTACCGCCAGGTTAAGCCTGAATTTTTATAAAGAGTATGCCATGTTTAGAAATTTAAGTAAGGTAAATGAAAATAACTAGGAGTTCAAGATGCCAAGTATAGTATTGGTAGGTACCCAGTGGGGTGACGAAGGAAAAGGTAGGATAACCGATCTTTTAGCCAGGAAGATGGATTATGTGGTTAGATTCCAGGGCGGAGATAATGCCGGACATACAGTGGTGTTAAAAGATGAGGAATTTAAACTGCATTTGATCCCCTCCGGTATTTTCTACCCCGACACCATATGTGTAATAGGAAATGGCGTGGTAATTAATCCCCGGGTACTGATTGAAGAAATAGAAGAGCTGCAGTCCAGGGGCATAGATGTGGAAAATTTAAGAATAAGCTGCAATGCTCACCTTATAATGCCCTACCACACGCTTCTGGATAAGGCAGCTGAGGGAAGGCTGGGCAAATCCAAGATTGGAACCACCCACAAGGGAATAGGGCCGGTTTACTCTGACAAGGCGGCAAGAATAGGGATAAGAATTCAGGATTTGCTGGACCCCAAGATATTTAAAACCAAGCTCGAGGAAGCTTTAAAACTAAAAAACGGGATACTGGAAAAGATATATGGCTTAGAGACTTTAGATTCGGAGCAGGTATTTGATACCTATTGCGGGTATGCACAGAAGTTAGGTAAATATATCATAGATACATCCATCCTTATAAATCAGGCCCTGGATGCCAACCGCAAGGTTCTGTTCGAAGGTGCCCAGGCTACTATGCTGGATATTGACCATGGTACCTATCCTTTTGTGACTTCTTCTTCTACTATTGCCGGGGGCGCTTATATAGGAGCGGGAGTGGGCCCGGGAAGAATAGATGAAGTACTGGGAGTAGTGAAAGCCTATACTACCAGGGTGGGTTCGGGACCTTTCCCCACCGAGCTGGAAGATGAGACCGGGGAATTATTGAGAAAAAGAGGCCATGAATACGGCACCACTACCGGAAGGGCAAGAAGATGCGGCTGGCTGGATGCAGTGGTATTAAGGTATTCGGCCATGATCAACCAGCTGGACAGCATGGCTATTACCAAGCTGGATGTTTTAACCGGTGTAGATAAAATCAATATTTGCGTAGGTTACAAATATGAAGATAAAATCTATAAGGAACTTCCGCCCCATCAGACCATAATGCATAAATGTGAACCGGTTTATGAAACCATGGATGGGTGGAAAGAGGAACTCAGTCATATAAAGTCATTTAATGACCTGCCGGAAAATGCCCAGAAATACATTCACCGTATCCAGGAACTTATTAAAGTTCCTGTATCCATGGTAAGTGTGGGGGCTGAAAGAAGCCAGATAATTATGAAAGACAGTGGTTTTAGCAGCCAGCTGTTTGGCTCAGGGGTAACGGCAATTATTTAGTCATCAGGGAGTATTTATGAATATCTTAATAATAGGGGGCGGAGGAAGAGAGCACTGTTTGGCCTGGAAAATTTCAAAGAGTGCCATGGCAGATAAGATTTTTGCAGCCCCCGGCAATATCGGAATGGCTGGAGTGGCTGAGTGTGTGGATATTGGAGTTAATGATTTCAAATCTCTGGCAGATTTTGCCGTGGATCAAAATATAGGCCTTACTGTGGTAGGCCCGGAAGCTCCCCTGGTGGAAGGTATTGCAGATTATTTTAGAGAGAGGGATCTGGATATATTTGGGCCCGGGAAACAAGGTGCAAAAATTGAGGGCAGTAAGGTATTTACCAAAAATTTGGCCTGGAAATACAAAATACCTGCAGCCAGGGGGCATGTATTTTCTGAAAAAGACTATAAGCTGGCCCAAAAATATATACAGGATATAGACAGGTATCCCCTGGTGCTGAAGGCTGACGGACTGGCAGCAGGAAAGGGAGTTATTATTGCCAATGACCGCAGTCAGGCTCTGGTCGGACTGGGTGATTTCTTTCTAAATAAAAAATTTGGGAACGCCGCACATAAGATAATAATTGAAGAATTTTTAGAAGGATATGAGCTATCGCTGCTCTGTCTTTATGATGGCCACAGGCTGCTGCCTCTGGATACAGCCCAGGATTACAAAAGAATATTTGACCAGGACAGGGGTAAAAATACTGGGGGCATGGGAAGCTACAGCCCCGTACCATGGGCAGACAAACCCTTGATGGATAAAATAGTAAACCAGATAATAGAGCCCACCTGCAGGGGCCTGGAGGCTGAGCAGATAGACTACCGGGGCATATTGTATGCGGGACTGATGATATCTGACGGACAGCCGTACCTGCTGGAATATAATTGCCGCTTCGGAGACCCCGAGACCCAGGCGGTATTGCCCCGGATGGAAGACGATTTGCTGCCCTATCTGGTTGACTGTGCCCGGGGGCAATTAAAAATCGGTGAAGCGGCCTGGAGCCGGAAAAAATGTGTATGTGTAATACTTGCCTCCAGGGGTTATCCGGAAACTTCTTCCAAAGGGGATATTATAACCGGTCTTAAGGATGTAACCGGCGATGAATCAATCCTGGTATTCCATGCTGGAACCGGGGGCAAAGATGGACATGTTGCAACTAATGGGGGCCGGGTATTGGGAGTAGTAAATATGGCCGACAGTTTTGAGGAAGCCAGAAAGAATATATATGCAGCCATAGAAAAAATTAAGTTTGAGGGCAAACAGTTCAGAACCGATATTGCATTATCGGCAGAGGAGGGAAATTTATGAGTAAAGCAATGGGTAAAATAGCTATAGTTATGGGCTCCAGTTCTGATGAAGAGGTAATGAAGCCTGCAGCTAATACATTAAAAAAGTTTGGTATAGAATATGACACACACATTCTTTCTGCACATAGGATGCCTAAAAAAACGGCAAAATTTGCCGCAGAAGCAATAGATAAGGGCTATGAGATTATTATTGCCGGTGCGGGCAAAGCAGCGCATTTGCCTGGAGTAATAGCTTCACATACCACCTTGCCGGTAATAGGAGTTCCGGTAGAGACTTCTGATCTGGGCGGTCTGGATTCGCTGTTGTCCATAGTACAGATGCCTTCAGGAGTACCGGTAGCAACGGTGGCCATAAATGGATCGAAAAATGCAGCCATACTGGCGGTACAGATTCTGGCCTTAAAGTATCCTGACCTTAAGGATAAACTGGGCCATTACAAGTCCGATTTGGAATCATAATATTTATTAAAAAAATATTAAAATTTAGCCTGGCAGATGTTTTCTGGCTGTTTTTCTGTTATCATTTTTTTAAAATTTATGGTTATACCAAGTAAAAAATGAATAAAGATATAAAAATTAAGGTAACTGATTTCGGGTTTTTTTATGGCACTAGCAAGGTGCTTGCGGATATTGATATTGATATACAAAAAGATACCATCACCGCTATAATAGGGCCCTCTGGTTGCGGCAAATCCACTTTTTTAAGATCTTTTAACCGCATGAATGACCTTCTGACCAATACTAAAGTGGAAGGCAGGGTGCTTATCGATGACTCCAATATTTATAGCAGCAGCATAGATGTGGTAGATCTGAGAAAAAGGGTAGGCATGGTTTTTCAAAGGCCCAATCCCTTTCCCAAAACCATTTACGATAATGTTGCCTACGGTCCCCGTTTGCACGGAAAGCACAGTAAGTCAGAACTGGATGGTATTGTTGAAAACAGCCTGAAACAGGCGGCGCTATGGAATGAAGTAAAACACAAGTTAAATAAAAATGCTCTGGAGCTTTCCGGCGGCCAGCAGCAGAGGCTCTGTATAGCCCGGGTCCTGGCAGTAGATTCAGAAATAATATTGATGGATGAGCCAGCATCAGCGCTTGACCCCATTTCTACCCAGAAAATAGAAGACCTCATAGATGAATTAAAGGAAAATTATACCATTGTTATAGTTACCCATAATATGCAGCAGGCGGCCAGGGTTTCCCAGAAAACAGCTTTTATGCTTACCCAGGAAATAGGGCAGCCGGCCACTTTGATCGAATATGGAGATACCAATAAGATTTTTACCAACCCTTCCGATAAAAGGACTGAGAATTATATTACCGGACGGTTCGGTTAAATTAATATTTATAGTCTTTGACATCTTATAACCAATAAAATATAATACCCAAATTAAATACAAGTAATTTAAATTGGGAGTATTATCCATATGAAGGTTTATCGTCTTACTGGAGAAGGTTATGAGATGCTCTTAAAAGAGCTGGATGACCTGGTTAAGAATAAAAGAAAAGAGATTGCTGATAGGTTAAGGGATGCAAAGAAGTCAGGCGGGGACCTCAGTGAAAACTCTGAATACGAATATGCCAAAAATGAGCAGGCGTTTACAGAAGGCAGAATAGAGCAGATAAATGAGATTTTACAGAATCATGTCATTATAAATGGAGAAAACAGCGGATCACATGTTGACCTGGGCTCAACCGTAGTGTTAAAAGATATGGACAGCGGCAAGGAGAAAAAGTACAAGGTAGTTAGTTCCATAGAGACAGATCCGGAAAAGAATAAGATTTCAGACGAGAGCCCTATTGGAAGTTCTCTTTTGCATAAAAAAATTGGTGACGAGATTATAGTAAAAACCCCCCAGGACAAGAAGAAATTTAAGATTGTAGATATAGTTTAATCCTTTTTATTATCTAACAGCCGGCGGTAATTTTTATGAGCAATAACAACAAATCCCAGGAGCAATATTTGCTGGAAACCGAACAGCCTTTAAGCGAGCCTTTACAGTTAAAATTAGAACAGATAAAAAAACTAAAGCAAAAAGGCGAGATTCTTTACAGTAATGATTTTAGGCCCAGTGCTGTTATTGGGGATCTAAAAGAACAATATTCAGGTCTGGAACAGGGAGAAAAAACCGAAGAGGAATTTCAGGTAGCCGGCAGGATTACCGGGTTTAGAAAACACGGTAAGGCTACTTTTGCCGATATTAAAGATTCCCGGGATAAACTGCAGCTGTATCTGAGCTTGAAGGTAGTGGGTGATGAAGGGTATGAGAAGTTTAATCAGCTGGACATAGGAGACTGGATAGGGGTAAGCGGTCATCTTTTTAAAACCAGAACCGGAGAGCTGTCTCTAAATGTAAATCAGTTTAAGCTGCTGTCCAAATCTATAAGGATTTTACCGGAGAAATGGCATGGCTTGAAAGATAAAGAGTTAAGGTACAGGCAAAGATACCTTGATTTCCTGGTTAACCCTGAAGTAAAAGAAGTTTTTGTAAAGAGGATACGTATTATAGAAAAAATAAGGGAGTTTTTAAATAATAAGGGTTTTCTGGAAGTAGAAACACCCATGTTGCAGACTATTCCGGGAGGTGCTACTGCCAGGCCCTTTGTAACCCACCATAATGCATTGGATATTGATCTTTATTTAAGGATAGCGCCGGAACTTTATTTAAAACGGCTCATAGTGGGCGGTTTCGAAAAGGTTTATGAGATAAACAGGAATTTTAGAAACGAAGGAATATCCTATAAGCATAATCCCGAGTTTACCATGCTGGAATTTTACCAGGTATTCTCAAATTACAGAGAGCTTGCTGCTCTTACCGAAAACCTGATAAAATTTGTAGCCAGTGAGGCACTGAGAAGTTTGGAGATAAGCTACCGGGGCAAAGATATAAGCCTGGATGGTGAATGGAAGAAGATAAGCATGATAGACGCCATATCAGAGATAGGTAATATTGAAGTAAGTTTTGACATGGACAGGGACCAGCTGGCAAAAATTGCAGAGAAACAGGGGCAAGAGGTACCTTCGTTTTTTGGGAAGGGCAAAATTATAAACCTGATATTTGAAGCTGTGGTGGAGCCCAGGCTGGTACAGCCAACCTTTATTATGGATTTTCCCATAGAGATATCGCCCCTGGCTAAAAAACATCCCGGCAACCCGGAGCTGGTAGAAAGGTTTGAATTATTTATAGGGGGAGAAGAAATAGCCAATGCTTTTACCGAGCTTACCGATCCTGCCGAGCAGCTGTCCCGGTTTTTGAAACAGGCCCGGAGCAGTGATGAGGAAGAAAGGCTGGGCGGCAAGGTGGATAAGGACTTTATAAAGGCTTTGGAATACGGGATGCCTCCTACCGGCGGTGAAGGAATAGGGATTGACCGGCTGGCCATGGTGCTTACTGGTTCAGAGTCTATTAAAGATGTATTGCTGTTCCCCCTGATGAAGCCGGAATCCGAATAGTGACCTGTTTAATATTTAGAATTAGAAATGATATAATTTAATCGGTGATGCAATTATGTTATGTGACTTCTGCGGTATCAATAAAGCCAATGTTCATTTAATAAAAATCATTGACAATGAAATAGAAAAAATCAATCTCTGTTCCGAATGCGCCCAGCAGATATCAATGGGCTCGGAACAGGATATTTTAGAAGGTCTGGCAGATATACTGGTCAAAATGTTTGCCCAGGGCAAAAAGGATACAAACCGTAAGCCGTTCCGGGCTTTAAAAGAAAGTCCTGAAGTGGATACGAAGTGTAGTAATTGCGGTATTGATCTTTCCACTATAAAGAAAACGGGTAAAGTAGGATGTGCCCAGTGCTATAAAGAATTCAGCGAAATATTTCTGCCTCTGTTAGAAGCTATTCACGGCAGCATAGAATACAGGGGTAAAATACCTTTAAATTCCAGCTTTACCTATAAAGTGGAAAAGAAAATCAAGGACCTGAAATCAAAGCTTGATGAAGCAGTAATTATAGAGAATTTCGAAGAAGCTGCCAAGCTCAGGGATATGATAAAAAGGCTGCAAAAAAGACTCTATGTAAAGAGTAAAAAATGAAAGGGCTGACCACATACCTGAAAAAGAGGAAGATGGTAGCCGGCAATGGCCCCATCTTATACAGCAGGGTGAGCATATCCAGAAATCTGGTTGGTTACAAGTTCGGATTGACCATCAAACCCCAGGAAAAGAAAAAGATACTCTCCCTGGCCAGGATTGCTGCTTCCGATATAGAGGAATTTTCCGGGTTTGCTTTTTTTGACTTAAGGCGGCTAAATGGGTTAGAGAGAGAATTACTGATAGAAGGCAACATTATAACCAGGCCCATGTCTACCAAAGTAACCGGTAGAGGAGTGTTCGTAAGGTTGACCGATAACGGCAGCAATATGATTAGCTCGGTTATGGTAAACGAGGAAGATCATTTCAAAATACAGGCCTTAAAGCCCGGATGGGGGATAAGGGATATACACCGCAGGGTATCAGGTCTGGAAAAGAAGCTGGAAGACAAGCTGAGTTTTTGTTTTGATCCGGATTTGGGTTATCTTACTTCCTGTCCCACCATGGTAGGTTCAGGTCTGGAGGTATCGGTTCTGGTTCACCTGCCGGCGCTGGTTATGAGCTTTAAGATCAATGACCTTATAAAAAGATTGAACAATTTGGACTGCATCCTTCAGGGTTACCATATTGACGGGTCCGAGGTACTGGGGAATTTATTTCTGGTTTCCAAGGAAAGTTCACTTAAAAACAATGATATTGATACAGTTGAAGAAATGGAAGCAATTTGTTTAAATATCATTGAAGAAGAAAACCTGCAGACGGAAGCCTTGAGCAAGGATACACCGGTAAGTATTGTGGATAATATTTACAGGTCATTCGGTGTATTAAAATATGCCCGGTTGTTATCCTTTGATGAGGCCATAGAGCTTCTGTCCATGGTGTGGCTGGGTAAAAAGTTAAAAATTTTGTATAATTTGAAGGAATTTGATTTTTACCGGCTGATTAATATAATTGGTAATTCATATATAAAAAATTATATTGGAGAAAAAAAAGATACGGAAGATCAAGTAGATGCCCTTAGGGCAGATATATTGAGAGAAGAAATTTTAAAAGGGAATGATTAATATGTTTGAGAGGTTTACAGAAAGGGCCAGAAAAGTTGTAGTCAGGGCCCAGGACGAAGCAAGATTTCTAAAACAAAACTATATAGGAACCGAGCATCTATTATTAGGTTTAGTTGATGAAAAAGAAGGCATTGCATCCAAGGTTTTAGAAAGCCTGAGTGTGTCTGCATCCGATATCAGAGATGCAGTCAATGATTCGGTTACCGAGGGAAGCTCAGAATCTTATGAACACATACCGTTTACCCCCAGAGCCAAAAAGGTTCTGGAGCTGTCCTTAAGGGAAGCACTACAGATGGGCCATAACTATATCGGCACCGAGCATATACTGCTGGGTTTACTCCGGGAAGGGGAAGGAGTGGCTGCCAGGGTATTAAACAGTCTGGGTATCACTCTGGAAACAGTGAAGGCCAAGGTAAAGGAAATACTTAATAAATATCCGTTTTATTCACAGAGCCAGGATAGCCAGTCCCAGAGCCGGACCAGCAAAAAAGTACTCAAGACCCTCAGCCAGTACGGCAAGGACCTTACCCAGCTGGCCCAGGAAGGAAAACTTGACCCGGTTATCGGCAGGAAAAAGGAAATTGAAAGGGTTATGCAGATATTATCCAGGAGGACCAAAAAAAATCCTATACTTATAGGTGAATCGGGGGTAGGCAAGACAGCCATAGTGGAAGGCCTGGCCCAGCAGATAGTAGCCCAGTCAGTTCCTGCAAATTTACAGGGTAAAAAAATATTTACCCTTGATCTTGGTTCCCTGGTGGCAGGCTCAAGGTACCGGGGCGATTTTGAGGAGAGGCTCAAGAAGGTCCTGGCAGAAATAAAAGAAGATGGTGATGTAATCCTGTTTATTGATGAGGTACATACCCTGGTGGGGGCAGGAGCGGCCGAGGGAGCAATAGATGCGGCCAGCATACTT
Coding sequences within it:
- a CDS encoding UvrB/UvrC motif-containing protein, whose amino-acid sequence is MLCDFCGINKANVHLIKIIDNEIEKINLCSECAQQISMGSEQDILEGLADILVKMFAQGKKDTNRKPFRALKESPEVDTKCSNCGIDLSTIKKTGKVGCAQCYKEFSEIFLPLLEAIHGSIEYRGKIPLNSSFTYKVEKKIKDLKSKLDEAVIIENFEEAAKLRDMIKRLQKRLYVKSKK
- the lysS gene encoding lysine--tRNA ligase, with protein sequence MSNNNKSQEQYLLETEQPLSEPLQLKLEQIKKLKQKGEILYSNDFRPSAVIGDLKEQYSGLEQGEKTEEEFQVAGRITGFRKHGKATFADIKDSRDKLQLYLSLKVVGDEGYEKFNQLDIGDWIGVSGHLFKTRTGELSLNVNQFKLLSKSIRILPEKWHGLKDKELRYRQRYLDFLVNPEVKEVFVKRIRIIEKIREFLNNKGFLEVETPMLQTIPGGATARPFVTHHNALDIDLYLRIAPELYLKRLIVGGFEKVYEINRNFRNEGISYKHNPEFTMLEFYQVFSNYRELAALTENLIKFVASEALRSLEISYRGKDISLDGEWKKISMIDAISEIGNIEVSFDMDRDQLAKIAEKQGQEVPSFFGKGKIINLIFEAVVEPRLVQPTFIMDFPIEISPLAKKHPGNPELVERFELFIGGEEIANAFTELTDPAEQLSRFLKQARSSDEEERLGGKVDKDFIKALEYGMPPTGGEGIGIDRLAMVLTGSESIKDVLLFPLMKPESE